Proteins co-encoded in one Lacerta agilis isolate rLacAgi1 chromosome 6, rLacAgi1.pri, whole genome shotgun sequence genomic window:
- the HYI gene encoding putative hydroxypyruvate isomerase, which yields MAPLRFAANLAWLFQEKATLPQRIEAAAQAGFRAAELGAPYACSAEELREAADKARLELVLLNAPPGNQDDDRGLGAVPGRQHEFREALALAVKYCKVLKCPRIHIMAGRIPLGAEREEVSAEMEATFIENLRYAAGILAQEKITGLLEPINSRITDPRYFLTTPEQAAAILKKVGSPSLKLQLDIFHCQIMDGNLTQNLEKYFPIIGHIQFAQVPGRHEPDSPGELNFPYLFQLLESMSYSGFVACEYKPKESTLKGLGWLHAYWKSHGVLDSGS from the exons ATGGCTCCGCTGCGCTTCGCTGCCAACCTGGCGTGGCTCTTCCAAGAGAAGGCGACGCTGCCGCAGCGCATAGAGGCAGCTGCGCAGGCCGGCTTCCGAGCGGCGGAGTTGGGCGCCCCTTACGCTTGCAGCGCCGAGGAGCTGCGGGAGGCGGCAGACAAGGCCAGGCTGGAGCTGGTCCTGCTCAACGCCCCGCCAG GAAACCAAGACGATGACAGGGGCTTAGGGGCAGTGCCTGGCCGCCAGCATGAATTCCGGGAGGCCCTGGCTTTGGCTGTGAAGTACTGCAAGGTCCTGAAATGTCCAAG GATCCACATTATGGCCGGGCGAATTCCTTTGGGTGCTGAGAGGGAGGAAGTGTCAGCAGAGATGGAAGCCACCTTCATTGagaacctcagatatgctgctgGGATCCTGGCTCAG GAAAAGATCACTGGATTATTGGAGCCTATTAATAGCCGGATTACTGATCCCCGTTACTTCTTGACTACTCCAGAGCAAG CTGCTGCCATTTTGAAGAAGGTGGGAAGCCCCAGcctgaagctgcagctg GACATTTTCCACTGCCAGATCATGGACGGTAACCTGACTCAGAATTTGGAAAAGTATTTCCCAATTATTG GACACATTCAGTTTGCCCAGGTACCCGGACGGCATGAGCCCGACAGCCCTGGTGAATTAAATTTCCCTTACCTCTTCCAGCTGCTGGAGTCAATGAGTTACAGTGGCTTTGTAGCATGCGAGTACAAGCCCAAAG AAAGCACATTGAAAGGGCTGGGCTGGCTGCACGCATACTGGAAGAGTCATGGTGTACTGGATAGTGGAAGCTGA